One part of the Vicugna pacos chromosome 20, VicPac4, whole genome shotgun sequence genome encodes these proteins:
- the OR2I1 gene encoding putative olfactory receptor 2I1 yields the protein MKANQSTEERFLLLGFSDWPSLQPVLFALVLFCYLLTLTGNSALALLAARDPRLHTPMYYFLCHLALVDAGFTTSVVPPLLASLRGRALWLQRGGCLAQLCASLALGSAECVLLAVMALDRAAAVCRPLRYAGLAAPRLCRALAGASWLGGLANSAAQTALLASRPLCPPHRVDHFICELPALLKLACGGGRDIPERQMLAARVVILLLPSAVILASYAAVARAVWGMRTTGSRRKAVGTCGSHLTAVCLFYGSAIYTYLQPTLSYNQGHGKFVSLFYTVVTPALNPLIYTLRNKEVKGAARRLLGSLGRGHAGQ from the coding sequence GCCAACCAGAGCACAGAGGAGCGCTTCCTCCTGCTGGGTTTCTCGGACTGGCCCTCCCTGCAGCCTGTCCTCTTCGCCCTTGTCCTTTTCTGCTACCTCCTGACCCTGACTGGGAATTCGGCGCTTGCACTGCTGGCGGCGCGCGACCCGCGCCTGCACACGCCCATGTACTACTTCCTCTGCCACCTGGCCCTGGTGGACGCGGGCTTCACCACGAGCGTGGTGCCACCGCTGCTGGCCAGCCTGCGCGGCCGGGCGCTGTGGCTGCAGCGCGGCGGCTGCCTGGCCCAGCTGTGCGCGTCGCTGGCGCTGGGCTCGGCCGAGTGCGTCCTGCTGGCGGTGATGGCGCTGGACCGCGCGGCCGCCGTGTGCCGCCCGCTGCGCTACGCCGGGCTCGCCGCGCCCCGCCTCTGCCGCGCGCTGGCCGGCGCCTCCTGGCTGGGCGGCCTCGCCAACTCGGCGGCGCAGACGGCCCTCCTGGCCTCGCGGCCGCTGTGCCCGCCCCACCGGGTGGACCACTTCATCTGCGAGCTGCCCGCGCTACTCAAATTGGCCTGCGGCGGCGGCCGGGACATCCCAGAGCGCCAGATGTTGGCTGCTCGGGTAGTCATCCTGCTGCTGCCATCCGCTGTCATCTTGGCCTCCTATGCTGCGGTGGCCCGCGCTGTATGGGGCATGAGGACCACAGGGAGCCGCAGGAAAGCGGTGGGCACCTGTGGGTCCCACCTGACGGCCGTCTGCCTGTTCTATGGCTCAGCCATCTACACCTACCTGCAACCCACGCTCAGCTACAACCAGGGACACGGCAAGTTCGTTTCACTTTTCTACACTGTAGTCACACCCGCCCTCAACCCACTCATCTACACCCTCAGGAATAAGGAAGTGAAGGGGGCAGCGAGGAGGCTCCTGGGGAGTCTTGGGAGAGGGCACGCTGGACAGTGA